A DNA window from Armigeres subalbatus isolate Guangzhou_Male unplaced genomic scaffold, GZ_Asu_2 Contig1142, whole genome shotgun sequence contains the following coding sequences:
- the LOC134202313 gene encoding uncharacterized protein LOC134202313, with translation MDTRIRNKRHYYTAKEFFHAKYGHKRRKRTVVTKSQIDAVEANPKIPTPDMKKPPLVGSEAPSTSFLVHDEHPILPMITPIIEGDNVSSERTLKSGKPSTSYYGNNEYSRDNGQSNLSDSSDASSSSNDEDNNKSEQFRCSDEDVNDWFDVRKMIFPENNKFKFDSAVTLGEVHLMILNYYIRHHLTQSALVDLLKMLNIMAGSKICAESYETFSAMFPNPYNHHRVYYCMECQSGVGNSAPNHDTVCSIPECGGKNFDFFMAISIEQQIKETMIKYQKDILDYDSMVRQELISDINNGRVVKNINYKIPDKLITLSVNTDGAAAYRWSINKPCYPIFVTINNLMIGSESYKIVVVQNCLDSVARPKLQNSTQFNGKFGCSLCLHEGKIIHGNQQRYPFKKSQCRNHDDTRRLMIEAHNTGIPINGIKGLLVFLSIPHFDISTGFPPDYMHAVLLGVVRQMWELFTASTNHSKPFYIVKKLKEVETRLLNIRVPSFQPDYAISSLHAGAIKLLDGYSIATLQQINGTRNENNRSLDLCFVSDRDLAPYIAAAPVPLVKLALHHTPLIVAIESNADHDFVIIPLLSHIITGKLIIVEFIYLFIYLFMIIVI, from the exons ATGGATACTCGAATAAGAAATAAACGGCATTATTACACCGCAAAAGAATTTTTCCATGCCAAATATGGCCATAAG aGAAGAAAACGGACTGTAGTGACTAAATCACAAATTGACGCTGTCGAAGCCAATCCTAAGATACCCACACCAGACATGAAAAAACCTCCTTTGGTTGGTTCCGAAGCACCCTCTACATCATTTCTTGTTCATGATGAGCATCCTATACTACCGATGATCACTCCAATAATCGAAGGGGACAATGTATCATCTGAACGTACTTTGAAATCCGGAAAGCCATCGACTTCATATTACGGAAACAACGAATACAGTAGGGATAACGGACAGAGCAATTTATCCGATTCTTCAGATGCAAGCTCATCATCAAATGATGAGGACAATAATAAATCGGAACAATTTCGTTGTTCTGATGAAGACGTAAATGACTGGTTCGATGTACGCAAAATG atttttcctgAGAACAACAAATTTAAATTCGACTCAGCTGTAACCTTAGGAGAGGTGCATTTGATGATACTAAATTATTATATTAGGCATCACCTGACTCAAAGTGCGTTGGTAGATTTGCTGAAAATGCTTAATATCATGGCTGGCTCTAAAATCTGTGCAGAAAGCTACGAGACCTTCTCTGCTATGTTTCCCAATCCTTACAATCACCATCGTGTTTATTATTGCATGGAATGCCAATCTGGTGTAGGGAATTCTGCTCCAAATCATGATACCGTTTGTTCTATACCCGAATGTGGAGGTAAAAACTTTGACTTTTTCATGGCTATCTCCATTGAGCAGCAGATAAAAGAGACGATGATTAAATATCAGAAAGATATTCTAGACTATGACAGTATGGTTCGTCAGGAATTGATTAGTGATATTAACAATGGGAGAGTCGTTAAAAATATTAACTACAAAATCCCTGATAAACTGATTACCCTATCAGTTAATACTGATGGTGCAGCTGCATATCGCTGGAGCATCAATAAACCATGTTATCCTATATTTGTCACGATCAATAATCTGATGATAGGGTCCGAATCGTATAAAATTGTTGTCGTTCAAAACTGTTTGGATTCTGTAGCAAGGCCAAAGCTTCAAAACTCGACGCAATTTAATGGAAAGTTTGGTTGTTCGTTGTGTCTACATGAAGGAAAAATAATACACGGCAATCAACAACGGTATCCCTTTAAGAAGTCACAATGCAGAAATCATGATGATACAAGACGGTTAATGATAGAAGCTCACAACACGGGAATTCCAATTAATGGTATCAAAGGCCTTTTGGTGTTTCTGTCGATTCCCCATTTTGATATTAGTACAG GATTTCCACCTGACTACATGCATGCAGTACTTCTTGGTGTGGTCCGACAAATGTGGGAACTATTCACAGCATCGACCAATCATTCTAAACCGTTTTACATTGTTAAAAagttgaaggaagtggagactCGCTTATTGAATATTCGCGTTCCTA GTTTCCAACCTGACTATGCGATCTCTTCTCTTCATGCCGGAGCCATTAAGCTTCTTGATGGCTACAGCATTGCTACCTTGCAACAGATTAACGGCACCAGGAACGAGAACAATCGATCTTTGGATCTTTGCTTCGTCAGCGACCGTGATTTGGCTCCATACATCGCTGCTGCTCCTGTACCGTTGGTGAAACTGGCGCTACACCATACTCCGCTGATCGTTGCGATTGAGAGCAATGCGGATCACGATTTTGTTATTATTCCACTGCTGTCTCATATAATTACCGGAAAGCTGATCATCgtggaatttatttatttatttatttatttatttatgataATCGTCATCTGA